The Chlorocebus sabaeus isolate Y175 chromosome 6, mChlSab1.0.hap1, whole genome shotgun sequence genome has a segment encoding these proteins:
- the ZNF541 gene encoding zinc finger protein 541 isoform X8, with the protein MDQYSLGDEGALPSEMHLPSFSESQGLNCSDTLNRDLGPNTRDLLYAGLSGLDPDPNLPTPDISGEVLEDNLDTLSLYSGKDSDSVKLLEEYADSESQASLQDLGLGVLKAKEADEGGRATSGSARKGKRQHSSPQNPLLDCSLCGKVFSSASSLSKHYLTHSQERKHVCKICSKAFKRQDHLTGHMLTHQKTKPFVCIEQGCSKSYCDYRSLRRHYEVQHGLCILKEAPPEEEACGDSPHAHESAGQPPSSSLRSLVPPEARSPGSLLPHRDLLRRIVSSIVHQKTPSPGPAPAGASDSEGRNTACPCPASSGSSSCTPAGPAAAPAALDTELPEEPRLSQKESATDVFTVPNSRAAENGASDPPAPEPDPALLQARSTAEGWPEGGSVPACLSLFRGQTVPASSQPSSHSFQWLRNLPGCPKSKGNNMFVVHKPPAVPSRESSESGPGPSSAAPSEESPPGPGGGLEDALPFPPALLRAPGEALSDPRSASGEDDPCAPRKGKLDCDSFLCQNPGEPGLQEAQKSGGLPADASPFFRQLFLKSQEPLVSHEQMQVFQMITKSQRIFSHAQVSAASSQLPAPEGKPAALRPLQGPWPQQLPPLAPAVDSLNAGPGNPEAGGSPARRRKTTPGVAREASPGSTRRDAKGGLKVAAVPTPLAAPSLDPSRNPDISSLAKQLRSSKGTLDLGDIFPSTGQRQTQLGGEELPGASLPGKQAPAENGAVSGTTKGEKVPPCSRGGGYRLLGNPRAPRFSGFRKEKAKMDMCCAASPSQVAMASFSSAGPPADPSKSKLTIFSRIQGGNIYRLPHPVKEENVAGGGNQQNGGSTDWTEPRSTFICKNCSQMFYTEKGLSSHMCFHSDQWPSPRGKQEPQVFGTEFFKPLRQVLRPEGDRHSPPGAKKPLDSTAAAPLVVPHSIPVVPVTRHVGSMAMEQEKDGEERDSKESSQQRKRKKRPPPKGLFIPPPPSTAGEPGPAGCHQSRLRSPMFLVDRLLKGLFQCSPYTPPPMLSPIREGSGVYFNTLCSTSTQASPDQLISSMLDQVDGSFGICVVKDDTKISIEPVFFLLGLELLTTGSKKQCALGVGGSWPLASVASSLLHSPFPTSFVIWWLVRPSRAGAGDRVLLFLLVPP; encoded by the exons ATGGACCAGTACAGCCTTGGAGACGAGGGTGCCCTCCCGTCAGAAATGCACCTCCCTTCATTTTCAGAGAGCCAAGGGCTCAACTGCAGTGACACCCTCAACCGGGATCTGGGTCCCAACACACGAGACCTGCTCTATGCTGGCCTGAGTGGTTTGGACCCAGACCCCAACCTCCCAACACCTGACATATCCGGCGAGGTGCTGGAGGACAACTTAGACACCCTGTCCCTGTACTCGGGGAAGGACAGTGATTCTGTGAAGCTGCTGGAGGAGTATGCAGATTCGGAGTCTCAGGCATCCTTACAAG ACCTGGGGCTAGGTGTGCTTAAGGCTAAAGAGGCTGACGAAGGAGGAAGGGCCACCTCGGGGAGTGCCAGGAAAGGAAAGCGGCAGCACAGTTCCCCTCAAAACCCACTTCTGGACTGCAGCCTGTGCGGGAAGGTTTTCAGCAGCGCCAGTTCTCTGAGCAAGCACTACCTGACGCACAGCCAGGAAAGGAAGCACGTCTGCAAAATCTGCAGCAAGGCCTTTAAGCGCCAGGACCACCT GACCGGGCACATGCTCACCCACCAGAAGACAAAGCCCTTCGTGTGCATCGAGCAGGGCTGCAGCAAGAGCTACTGCGACTACCGGTCTCTGCGCCGGCACTACGAAGTCCAGCACGGCCTGTGCATCCTGAAGGAAGCCCCCCCGGAGGAAGAGGCCTGCGGGGACTCCCCCCACGCCCACGAGTCGGCCGGCCAGCCTCCCTCTAGCAGCCTGCGGTCTCTGGTGCCCCCGGAGGCCAGGTCCCCCGGCTCCCTCCTGCCCCACCGGGACCTCCTGCGCCGCATCGTGAGCAGCATCGTCCACCAGAAGACCCCTTCTCCTGGCCCGGCCCCAGCAGGGGCTTCAGACAGCGAAGGGAGGAACACGGCCTGTCCCTGCCCCGCCTCATCGGGGTCCTCCTCCTGCACCCCAGCCGGTCCCGCTGCGGCCCCAGCAGCGCTGGACACCGAGCTTCCCGAGGAGCCTCGTCTCTCACAGAAAGAGTCGGCCACTGACGTGTTCACAGTCCCTAATTCCAGGGCCGCCGAGAATGGCGCCTCCGACCCGCCAGCGCCTGAGCCAGATCCCGCGCTGCTCCAGGCCCGGTCCACTGCGGAGGGCTGGCCCGAGGGCGGCTCCGTGCCCGCCTGCCTGTCTCTCTTCCGAGGCCAGACGGTCCCTGCCAGTTCCCAGCCATCGAGCCACAGCTTCCAGTGGCTCCGGAACCTGCCGGGCTGCCccaaaagcaaaggaaacaacatgtTTGTTGTCCACAAGCCCCCGGCCGTGCCATCGCGGGAGAGCTCCGAGTCTGGCCCAGGACCCAGCAGCGCCGCCCCCTCGGAGGAGTCCCCGCCCGGCCCCGGGGGCGGCCTGGAGGACGCGCTGCCCTTCCCTCCCGCGCTCCTCAGGGCCCCCGGGGAGGCCCTGAGCGACCCCAGGTCGGCCAGCGGAGAAGATGACCCCTGCGCCCCCAGGAAGGGCAAGCTCGACTGCGACTCCTTCCTGTGCCAGAATCCCGGGGAGCCTGGCCTCCAGGAGGCCCAGAAGTCTGGGGGGCTCCCTGCGGATGCCTCGCCGTTCTTCCGCCAGCTCTTCCTCAAGTCGCAGGAGCCTCTTGTGAGCCACGAACAGATGCAGGTGTTCCAGATGATCACCAAGTCGCAGCGGATCTTCTCCCACGCCCAGGTGTCCGCAGCCTCCTCCCAGCTCCCCGCGCCTGAGGGCAAGCCGGCCGCCCTGAGGCCGCTGCAGGGGCCATGGCCGCAGCAGCTTCCGCCACTGGCTCCTGCTGTGGACTCTCTCAATGCTGGCCCTGGAAACCCCGAGGCAGGGGGCTCCCCAGCCCGCAGGAGAAAAACCACACCCGGGGTTGCCAGAGAGGCCTCCCCCGGCAGCACGAGACGAGACGCAAAGGGGGGACTGAAAGTGGCCGCGGTTCCAACGCCCCTTGCAGCGCCGTCTCTGGACCCTTCCAGGAATCCAGACATCTCTTCTCTGGCCAAGCAGTTGCGATCCTCTAAAGGGACCTTGGACCTGGGGGACATCTTCCCCTCCACAGGCCAACGGCAGACCCAGTTAGGTGGGGAGGAGCTGCCGGGAGCCTCGCTGCCCGGGAAGCAGGCCCCAGCCGAGAATGGCGCGGTTTCAGGGACCACTAAAGGTGAAAAAGTCCCACCCTGCTCCCGGGGTGGAGGCTACCGGCTCTTGGGCAACCCCAGGGCCCCGCGATTCTCCGGCTTCCGGAAAGAAAAGGCGAAGATGGATATGTGCTGTGCGGCTTCCCCGAGCCAGGTAGCCATGGCCTCCTTCTCATCGGCCGGGCCCCCCGCAGATCCCTCCAAGTCCAAGCTGACAATATTCAGCAGAATCCAG GGTGGAAACATCTACAGGCTCCCCCATCCAGTGAAGGAAGAGAACGTGGCAGGCGGAGG TAACCAGCAAAATGGCGGTTCCACAGACTGGACGGAGCCCAGGAGCACTTTCATCTGCAAGAACTGCAGCCAGATGTTTTATACGGAGAAAGGACTGAGCAGCCACATGTGTTTTCACAGCGACCAGTGGCCGTCACCTCGAGGGAAGCAGGAACCGCAG GTGTTTGGCACAGAGTTTTTCAAGCCGCTAAGACAGGTGCTGAGGCCAGAAGGGGACAGGCATAGTCCCCCAGGAGCCAAGAAGCCCTTGGACTCCACAGCTGCAGCCCCTTTGGTGGTCCCCCATTCGATCCCCGTGGTTCCAGTGACCCGACACGTAGGGAGCATGGCCATG GAACAAGAGAAAGACGGGGAGGAGCGAGACAGCAAGGAGAGCAGCCAGCAGAGAAAGCGGAAGAAGCGGCCCCCACCCAAGGGGCTGTTcatccctcctccaccctccacGGCTGGGGAGCCCGGCCCTGCAGGATGCCACCAGAGTCGCCTGCGGTCACCCATGTTCCTGGTGGACCGCCTCCTGAAGGGCTTATTCCAGTGCTCCCCCTACACACCACCCCCAATGCTCAGTCCCATCCGGGAGGGCTCTGGAGTGTACTTCAACACCCTCTGTTCCACATCCACTCAGGCCAGCCCTGACCAGCTCATCAGCTCCATGCTCG ATCAAGTGGATGGGTCTTTTGGCATCTGTGTGGTGAAGGATGACACCAAGATCAGCATTGAGCC GGTGTTTTTCCTcctgggtctcgaactcctgaccactgGATCCAAGAAGCAGTGTGCCCTGGGCGTGGGAGGGAGCTGGCCCTTGGCCAGTGTTGCTTCTTCCCTGCTGCATTCTCCCTTCCCTACCTCTTTTGTCATATGGTGGCTGGTCAGGCCATCCAGAGCGGGTGCTGGGGACAGggttctcctcttcctccttgtcCCTCCCTGA